In Mastigocladopsis repens PCC 10914, a single window of DNA contains:
- a CDS encoding SDR family oxidoreductase, which produces MQLKPINQQVVAVIGASSGIGRNAALQFASRGAKVVVAARSQPGLESLVEEIRGMGGEATAVVADVTVFAQVKAIADKAIEVFGRLDTWVHNAAVEMYAAFEVTTPEEFKRIIDVNLMGQVYGAMAALPHLKREGRGALIHVTSVEAKRSLPLQTAYAASKHGVDGFLESLRVELMHQKLAISVTEIMPAGINTPLFNKARTKLGVKPQPTPPIYDPSLVAKAIVEAAENPKREVVVGDAGKVILLAQRISPSLVDAYMERTGFDSQYTNEPKSESAPDNLFDPISDYDKIKGDFSDQERSWSL; this is translated from the coding sequence ATGCAACTCAAGCCAATAAATCAGCAGGTTGTTGCAGTCATAGGGGCTTCGAGTGGAATTGGGCGCAATGCAGCTCTTCAGTTTGCTAGCCGAGGAGCTAAGGTGGTTGTTGCGGCTCGCAGTCAGCCCGGACTAGAGTCTTTAGTGGAGGAGATCCGGGGTATGGGTGGCGAAGCAACAGCCGTAGTTGCTGATGTGACGGTGTTCGCTCAAGTCAAGGCGATCGCCGACAAAGCCATCGAGGTGTTTGGGCGACTCGACACTTGGGTACACAACGCCGCTGTGGAAATGTACGCTGCTTTTGAGGTGACAACGCCGGAGGAATTTAAGCGCATTATTGATGTTAACTTGATGGGACAGGTTTACGGTGCAATGGCAGCACTACCTCATCTGAAACGGGAAGGGCGTGGGGCGTTAATTCATGTCACCTCGGTCGAGGCAAAGCGTAGTCTGCCGTTGCAAACTGCCTATGCTGCATCAAAGCACGGTGTGGATGGTTTTTTAGAATCTCTGCGCGTTGAGTTGATGCATCAGAAGCTGGCTATTAGCGTTACGGAAATTATGCCTGCGGGCATTAACACCCCTTTGTTTAATAAAGCACGTACCAAGTTGGGTGTGAAGCCTCAGCCAACACCGCCAATTTACGATCCTAGCCTTGTTGCTAAAGCTATTGTTGAGGCTGCTGAAAATCCAAAACGCGAGGTTGTTGTCGGCGATGCAGGTAAGGTTATCCTTCTGGCGCAAAGAATTTCGCCGAGTTTGGTAGATGCATATATGGAACGTACGGGCTTTGACTCACAGTATACAAATGAGCCGAAGTCAGAAAGCGCACCTGATAATCTTTTTGATCCAATCTCTGATTACGACAAAATAAAGGGGGATTTTAGCGACCAAGAGCGGTCTTGGAGCTTATAA
- a CDS encoding energy-coupling factor ABC transporter ATP-binding protein gives MAKLGIEVKDLNFSWSSGESVIKSCSLEVPKGEFWMLLGTNGSGKSTLLRLMAGLLAPQSGEVRLFHPLGFVFQNPDHQLVMPTVGADVAFGLVEEKLPLVAVRARVEEALGAVNLLSLQKRPIYALSGGQKQRVAIAGALARRCEVLLLDEPTALLDPDSQLELVAAVHRLVKSRGITALWVTHRLDELNYCDGALLLEKGSLVDQGEPLRLKRRLMELHDEDSES, from the coding sequence ATGGCAAAACTAGGCATTGAGGTAAAAGATTTAAACTTTAGCTGGTCGTCTGGAGAGAGTGTCATAAAGTCTTGCTCTCTAGAAGTGCCCAAGGGTGAATTTTGGATGCTCTTGGGTACAAACGGCAGTGGCAAATCCACCTTACTTAGACTTATGGCGGGGCTATTAGCTCCCCAGTCTGGCGAAGTTCGACTGTTCCATCCTCTGGGTTTTGTCTTCCAAAATCCTGATCATCAACTGGTTATGCCAACAGTTGGTGCTGATGTGGCTTTTGGGCTGGTGGAGGAAAAACTGCCACTAGTTGCTGTGAGAGCTCGTGTTGAAGAGGCGCTAGGGGCGGTAAATTTACTATCACTGCAAAAACGCCCTATTTATGCTCTGAGTGGTGGACAAAAACAGCGAGTGGCGATCGCCGGTGCTTTAGCCCGTCGTTGTGAGGTTTTATTGTTAGATGAACCCACAGCTTTACTCGATCCAGATAGCCAATTGGAATTAGTAGCTGCTGTCCACCGCTTAGTCAAAAGTCGGGGCATTACAGCTCTGTGGGTAACCCATCGCTTAGACGAGTTGAATTACTGTGACGGCGCTTTACTACTAGAAAAGGGTTCTTTAGTGGATCAGGGTGAACCGCTGCGTCTCAAACGACGGCTCATGGAGTTGCACGACGAAGATTCTGAATCTTAG
- the glpK gene encoding glycerol kinase GlpK, translating into MQELGGKTKSSGYILALDLGTTGNRAFLFNADGQIVAQAYKELTQYYPQPGWLEHDPMEIWQATCWVMQTAIQNAQIASTEIVAVGLTVQRETCLIWDKTTGQPLYNAIVWQDRRTAPLCHQLQQEGYGQEICDRTGLVIDAYFSATKLSWLLENFAGFDQKNILAGTIDTWVLWNLTGGRVHATDHSNASRTMLMNLATCDWDERLLNLFKIPAHILPQIQPSLGTFGVTDAGLLGVEIPITAILGDQQAALFGHGCNQSGLMKCTYGTGSFLVAHTGSKIVRSQHQLLSTLAWTLANPSGTLDVAYALEGSIFTSGACIKWLRDGIKLIATAAETEALANRVADNGGVYFVPAFSGLGAPHWDMSARGAFFGMTAIVQREHLVRAVLEAVAYQVQEVVQAINASNNLPIERLSVDGGACENNFLMQFQADVLGIPVERPTMREMTVQGIAFAAGLAAGFWDSYEALVRQRQIDRVFEPGVGRNRALENFAIWQKAVERSKHWAD; encoded by the coding sequence ATGCAAGAATTAGGGGGTAAAACGAAATCATCAGGCTATATCCTGGCTCTTGATTTGGGGACAACAGGCAACCGTGCTTTTCTGTTCAACGCAGATGGTCAAATTGTTGCTCAGGCATATAAAGAACTGACACAATATTATCCTCAGCCTGGTTGGTTGGAGCATGACCCTATGGAAATTTGGCAAGCAACTTGCTGGGTTATGCAAACTGCGATTCAAAATGCCCAAATTGCCTCCACTGAAATTGTCGCTGTTGGGCTCACTGTGCAGCGGGAAACTTGCTTGATTTGGGATAAAACAACTGGGCAACCTCTCTATAATGCAATTGTCTGGCAAGATCGCCGCACTGCTCCTCTTTGCCATCAGTTGCAACAAGAAGGATATGGTCAGGAGATTTGCGATCGCACTGGACTGGTCATTGATGCGTACTTTTCAGCCACAAAGTTGTCATGGCTCTTAGAGAATTTTGCAGGCTTTGACCAGAAAAATATTTTAGCAGGCACGATTGATACCTGGGTGCTGTGGAACCTCACGGGTGGCAGAGTTCATGCTACTGACCATAGCAACGCTAGCCGTACAATGCTGATGAATTTAGCAACCTGCGACTGGGATGAGAGACTCTTAAATTTGTTTAAGATTCCTGCTCATATCCTGCCCCAAATTCAGCCCAGCTTGGGTACATTTGGAGTCACAGATGCTGGCTTATTGGGTGTTGAAATTCCTATCACTGCCATTTTGGGAGACCAGCAAGCAGCTTTATTCGGTCATGGCTGCAATCAGTCTGGTTTAATGAAATGCACCTACGGCACCGGAAGCTTTTTGGTTGCTCACACTGGCTCTAAAATCGTGCGTTCCCAGCATCAACTTCTAAGTACCCTGGCATGGACTCTAGCAAATCCGAGTGGTACTTTGGATGTAGCCTATGCATTAGAAGGTAGCATATTTACGAGTGGAGCTTGCATCAAATGGTTGCGTGATGGCATTAAGCTTATTGCAACTGCTGCTGAAACCGAAGCGTTGGCAAATCGCGTTGCAGATAATGGTGGTGTTTACTTTGTGCCTGCATTTAGTGGACTGGGTGCGCCTCACTGGGATATGAGTGCTAGGGGAGCCTTTTTTGGCATGACTGCAATAGTACAACGGGAGCATTTGGTACGCGCGGTACTTGAGGCAGTGGCTTACCAAGTTCAGGAAGTCGTGCAGGCAATTAATGCATCCAACAATCTTCCCATTGAGCGACTCAGCGTAGACGGTGGTGCTTGCGAGAATAACTTCCTCATGCAGTTCCAAGCAGATGTGTTGGGAATTCCAGTAGAACGCCCCACAATGCGAGAGATGACTGTGCAAGGTATTGCGTTTGCGGCAGGTCTTGCTGCTGGATTTTGGGATAGCTATGAGGCACTAGTACGCCAACGACAGATAGACCGCGTGTTTGAGCCTGGTGTGGGGAGGAATCGCGCTTTGGAAAACTTCGCTATTTGGCAAAAGGCAGTTGAACGCTCTAAACACTGGGCTGATTAA
- a CDS encoding globin domain-containing protein has protein sequence MQFKTVNELVMVSQKTIEIVKSTAPFLKKSGKQITTRMYEIMFENHPEVKEKFNMSAQTDGSQPIKLATAVYSYASQIDNLSALKSMVEVIALRHVQVQILPQEYPIVGESLLQAMKDVLGQAATEEVMAAWTEAYQALSEVFIKREDQIYEEQELI, from the coding sequence ATGCAATTCAAGACAGTAAACGAGTTGGTTATGGTAAGCCAAAAAACAATAGAGATAGTTAAGTCTACAGCCCCTTTTCTAAAGAAGAGTGGAAAACAAATTACAACTCGAATGTATGAAATTATGTTTGAGAATCATCCGGAGGTAAAAGAAAAGTTTAATATGTCTGCTCAAACAGATGGTTCTCAACCTATAAAGTTGGCAACAGCAGTTTATAGTTATGCCTCCCAAATTGACAATTTATCTGCTTTAAAGTCAATGGTTGAGGTCATTGCTCTTCGCCATGTGCAAGTTCAGATCTTGCCACAAGAATATCCTATTGTAGGAGAGAGCCTATTGCAAGCAATGAAGGATGTATTGGGGCAAGCAGCTACTGAAGAAGTGATGGCAGCTTGGACAGAGGCTTATCAGGCATTATCTGAAGTCTTTATTAAAAGAGAAGATCAGATTTATGAAGAACAGGAGCTTATTTAG
- a CDS encoding ATP-binding protein — MTKERPFHGFWSYVAECLRLLYWAYFKPYTFEDWLRDIDPELKPTDNPFAKRAEFRNNPRLRRYAGQVWWLIAVMPILAVLLVAPVYTVASGKPLDWFFSCIFWLGWLIGLLMVRGSNEKLQNRLYRFISNISNILFVTFLFGLISFRIAPETMSSLFQPLPFTVQLRSTLDQLRDLAFDLGFGWVFGVARGMASGVAFGVARGMAGGVAGGVAGGVALGLALGLALGAPFGVAFGVALGLAGGVAGGLALGLALGLALGLALGLAGDVALGVAFILGVLRVYFWFPELVWMLLLFLISRSGDKVKYLRYIPPHLDEKIILPLPFIDKLIVEAYQENPAAAREMIDYLTTSTNQQKVAAQAITGIAIDSLSRCQHLSDITSVPEHLAWIPSPPPKELGTVLPQLLDISQGVKASLSATSSYRQSELLNRPIRALRDLQNNLAFGKHAEIATTFGSITQRWLSILQTAQRTLEEQAGHSTEIRQVYIAGNSLDPYTANNRFKGRIDIFREIETLALSEQPPVLLLYGGRRTGKTSALKYLPHKVDSTVVPLLVDLQGAASAATPKGLAENLATQIIAAARQLPRTVKLPYPNGEKLAQDPFPALQTWLGEIERTIPNKRFLLCLDEFERLSEVEEATRTRTLNFLRNILQHRQKWTLLFSGSHQLSELPPYWSDYLINTRAIRITYLQNSEARELILQPVEDFPEIYAPTAVNAIIQLTRCQPYLVQLVCYELVELLNREIRENRREAGTVKANVEDVHAVIPTVLERGDQYFRELWTSLTQSDRTLLRYVVQGQAPTEQDKKVVQKLVQKEILEKEGNAFQVPLVQRFVEQVVEEES; from the coding sequence ATGACTAAAGAACGCCCATTTCATGGATTTTGGTCTTACGTCGCCGAATGTCTGCGCCTGCTGTACTGGGCTTATTTCAAGCCGTATACCTTTGAAGACTGGCTGCGCGATATTGATCCAGAATTGAAACCCACAGACAACCCCTTTGCCAAGCGAGCCGAGTTTCGCAACAACCCGCGCCTACGTCGGTATGCTGGACAAGTTTGGTGGCTAATTGCCGTAATGCCAATTCTGGCTGTGTTGTTAGTAGCTCCAGTGTATACCGTTGCTAGCGGTAAACCATTGGACTGGTTCTTCAGTTGCATTTTTTGGTTGGGCTGGTTAATAGGTCTGTTAATGGTACGTGGTAGCAATGAAAAGCTGCAAAATAGGTTGTATCGATTTATCTCAAATATCTCAAATATATTGTTTGTCACCTTTCTTTTTGGGCTTATTAGCTTTCGCATTGCACCTGAAACAATGAGCTCGCTGTTCCAACCGTTACCCTTTACAGTTCAGTTACGGTCTACGTTAGATCAACTTAGAGATTTGGCGTTTGACTTGGGGTTTGGTTGGGTATTTGGCGTGGCGAGAGGCATGGCGAGCGGCGTGGCGTTTGGCGTGGCGAGAGGCATGGCGGGCGGCGTGGCGGGCGGCGTGGCGGGCGGCGTGGCGTTAGGCTTGGCGTTAGGCTTGGCGTTAGGCGCGCCGTTTGGCGTGGCGTTTGGCGTGGCGTTAGGCTTGGCGGGCGGCGTGGCGGGCGGCTTGGCGTTAGGCTTGGCGTTAGGCTTGGCGTTAGGCTTGGCGTTAGGCTTGGCGGGCGACGTGGCGTTAGGCGTGGCGTTTATTCTTGGTGTTCTCCGCGTTTACTTTTGGTTCCCAGAGTTAGTGTGGATGCTGCTCCTTTTCCTGATTTCACGAAGTGGGGATAAAGTAAAGTACTTGCGCTACATACCACCCCATCTCGACGAAAAGATTATTTTGCCACTGCCTTTTATAGACAAGCTGATTGTAGAAGCTTATCAAGAAAACCCAGCTGCTGCCCGCGAGATGATTGATTACCTCACCACTTCCACCAACCAGCAAAAAGTTGCAGCACAGGCAATAACTGGTATTGCAATCGATAGCCTTAGCCGTTGTCAGCATTTGAGTGACATCACATCTGTCCCTGAACACCTAGCTTGGATACCTTCACCGCCACCCAAAGAACTTGGTACTGTGTTACCCCAGCTACTGGATATTAGCCAAGGTGTAAAAGCATCTCTTAGCGCTACTTCCTCCTATCGTCAGTCGGAATTACTCAACCGTCCGATTCGTGCGTTGCGCGACTTGCAAAATAATCTCGCTTTTGGGAAACATGCTGAGATAGCTACCACTTTCGGCAGTATTACCCAACGCTGGCTCAGTATCCTACAAACAGCACAGCGTACATTAGAGGAACAAGCGGGACACTCAACAGAAATCCGGCAAGTTTACATCGCTGGCAATTCCCTAGATCCCTACACAGCAAACAATCGCTTCAAAGGACGAATCGATATCTTTCGGGAAATCGAAACTTTGGCACTTTCGGAGCAGCCACCCGTGTTATTGCTGTATGGTGGGCGGAGAACGGGGAAAACTTCTGCTCTTAAGTACTTACCGCATAAGGTAGACTCTACTGTTGTGCCGTTATTGGTAGATTTGCAAGGTGCAGCATCAGCCGCAACTCCCAAAGGGTTAGCGGAAAATCTGGCGACACAAATCATCGCTGCAGCACGGCAATTACCCCGGACTGTTAAATTGCCTTATCCTAATGGGGAGAAACTTGCTCAAGATCCATTTCCGGCGCTGCAAACTTGGCTAGGCGAAATAGAACGTACAATTCCTAACAAGCGATTTCTTCTTTGTCTGGATGAATTTGAGCGTTTGAGCGAAGTAGAGGAAGCGACACGCACACGTACGCTCAATTTTCTCCGCAACATCCTACAACACCGCCAAAAGTGGACTTTGCTTTTCAGTGGTTCGCATCAACTCTCGGAACTTCCCCCCTACTGGAGCGACTATCTGATTAACACCCGTGCTATACGGATAACTTACTTGCAAAACTCAGAAGCGCGTGAGTTGATTTTACAACCAGTGGAAGACTTTCCCGAAATTTACGCACCAACTGCTGTAAACGCAATTATTCAACTGACTCGTTGCCAACCTTATCTTGTTCAGTTGGTTTGCTATGAACTGGTGGAACTGCTGAACCGGGAAATTAGGGAAAACAGGCGAGAAGCCGGGACTGTAAAAGCCAATGTTGAGGATGTCCACGCTGTTATTCCCACAGTACTAGAACGAGGTGATCAATATTTCCGGGAATTATGGACGAGTTTAACACAGAGCGATCGCACTTTACTACGTTATGTCGTCCAAGGGCAAGCTCCTACAGAGCAAGATAAAAAAGTTGTCCAAAAACTGGTACAAAAAGAGATTTTGGAGAAAGAAGGGAATGCGTTTCAAGTCCCTTTGGTGCAAAGATTTGTGGAACAGGTGGTAGAAGAGGAAAGTTGA
- a CDS encoding DUF421 domain-containing protein, with the protein MEKLFYINWQELFVPSISLTELILRGTLVYLSLFSVLRIMPSRQVGTLGIADLLVVVLFAEAAQNAMASHYSSITEGGILVGTVIFWSYFLNWLGYKYPRVQRFLNPPPLLLVKKGRIIERHMQRELLTKDELMSQLRQQGVESIADVKRAYMEADGSISVITYDSKTRPAPKEKAG; encoded by the coding sequence ATGGAAAAATTGTTCTACATCAATTGGCAAGAACTCTTTGTTCCCAGCATTTCCCTAACTGAACTGATTCTACGCGGAACGCTTGTGTACCTGTCACTGTTTTCGGTTCTACGCATCATGCCCAGCCGACAAGTAGGAACGCTAGGAATTGCTGATTTACTGGTAGTCGTGCTGTTTGCTGAAGCTGCTCAAAACGCGATGGCAAGTCACTACTCATCAATTACAGAAGGAGGGATTCTGGTAGGAACCGTTATTTTCTGGAGTTACTTTCTAAACTGGTTGGGCTATAAATATCCACGGGTTCAACGCTTTTTGAACCCACCACCACTACTGCTTGTAAAGAAAGGCCGAATTATTGAGCGCCATATGCAACGAGAACTGCTCACCAAGGATGAGTTGATGAGTCAGTTGCGCCAGCAGGGTGTAGAGTCTATTGCTGATGTGAAAAGGGCATATATGGAGGCTGACGGGAGCATTAGTGTCATTACTTATGACTCAAAAACCCGTCCTGCTCCAAAGGAAAAAGCGGGGTAA
- the rfaE2 gene encoding D-glycero-beta-D-manno-heptose 1-phosphate adenylyltransferase: MKPDLEMSEEWSAFLAKGIAHPKVIVIGEAMLDCYLQGETLGSLSPVPIVKVNHRKQIPGGAADTAFYLKSLGTQVIFFSVIGEDWEGNLLRQTLEESGITTSYLLADTTRQTLTKQKVMVGSQLLMTMNSGSTDAIDPYTEKTLINQLKDCFAQSHAVIVCNYGYGIVTQGVMQTLAQLQHSFPHVLIFDEKGTREAGEVMTSSSPHSSLPTSNKHIPDLDQLLALVTSYRMTGRKIVFTNGCFDILHAGHVSYLQRAKALGDILIIGVNSDNSIRRLKGPTRPINPLEDRIQVLAALGCVDHLIAFEEDSPSHLIRKLRPDIYVKGGDYTKETLPETPVVEEYGGEIAFLPFVENRSTTKIIERILQGENK, from the coding sequence GTGAAACCAGATTTAGAAATGAGTGAAGAGTGGAGTGCTTTTCTTGCAAAAGGCATCGCTCATCCTAAAGTTATCGTTATTGGCGAGGCGATGCTGGATTGTTATTTGCAAGGGGAAACCCTAGGTAGTCTTTCACCTGTACCTATTGTGAAGGTCAATCACCGTAAACAAATTCCAGGTGGTGCGGCTGATACCGCTTTCTATCTCAAAAGTCTTGGCACTCAGGTTATATTCTTCTCGGTTATTGGTGAAGACTGGGAGGGGAACTTACTGCGACAAACCCTAGAAGAAAGCGGAATAACGACAAGCTATCTGTTAGCTGACACAACTAGGCAAACACTGACTAAGCAAAAGGTCATGGTAGGGTCACAATTATTGATGACAATGAACTCTGGTAGCACCGATGCCATCGACCCCTATACAGAAAAAACTCTCATTAATCAACTTAAAGACTGTTTCGCCCAGTCTCATGCTGTTATTGTCTGCAATTATGGTTATGGAATTGTGACACAAGGGGTGATGCAGACCTTAGCACAACTTCAGCATAGCTTTCCCCATGTTCTTATTTTCGATGAAAAAGGGACAAGGGAAGCAGGGGAAGTAATGACTTCCTCATCTCCTCACTCCTCACTCCCCACTTCCAACAAACATATCCCTGACTTAGACCAACTCCTCGCCCTTGTCACCTCTTACCGGATGACAGGACGTAAAATTGTTTTCACCAATGGCTGTTTTGATATTCTCCATGCAGGACACGTTTCCTATCTTCAACGTGCCAAGGCATTAGGCGATATTCTTATTATTGGTGTTAACTCCGACAACAGCATTCGCCGTCTCAAAGGACCAACTCGCCCCATCAACCCTTTGGAAGATCGCATTCAGGTTCTCGCTGCACTCGGTTGTGTTGACCATCTCATTGCTTTTGAGGAAGATAGCCCTAGTCACCTTATTCGCAAACTTCGCCCCGATATCTACGTCAAAGGTGGTGACTACACTAAAGAAACTCTGCCAGAAACACCCGTGGTAGAAGAATACGGCGGAGAGATTGCATTTTTGCCCTTTGTAGAAAATCGTTCAACAACTAAGATAATTGAGCGGATTTTGCAAGGTGAAAATAAGTAG
- a CDS encoding AAA family ATPase, whose product MGVGEAVGLVVSDLDRIPNFEASGILLSNDIPVLELAQNLYMSSGSLPSNPFVAAGMIEDPKLFVGRKDELQMIASRMSGVQPTSINVVGEKRIGKSSLLYHFFQTWEQRVSDPNHYVVIYLSLQNVQCHRETDFYQAIAQQLLHFPRVATNPALSDPLRVTPLNRLAFSEAMAQWKTQKVLPVLCLDDFKMLFDNKSEFNDDFYNNLRSLMDSNSLMLVVATTKKLDFYRKEHQLTSSFFNLGHVIPLGELKEEEAKDLARLPASTVNNASAFLSVDEQQLTRQLGGSHPFLLQIAGGLVCEARQQGHDENWIRTRFEEEKRRLPKSRNASLKLSDLWRWVHKFFSSIGAFGLWLADSWNNAKTLVLGIVMVVLFFYCLRNPDQVKEFLAYLLNLTK is encoded by the coding sequence GTGGGTGTTGGTGAAGCTGTCGGTTTAGTTGTGAGTGATTTAGACCGCATACCTAATTTTGAAGCTAGTGGTATTCTCTTAAGTAATGACATTCCAGTCCTGGAATTAGCACAAAATCTTTACATGAGTTCCGGATCGCTTCCTTCCAACCCTTTTGTGGCAGCGGGAATGATTGAAGACCCTAAACTATTTGTGGGTCGTAAGGATGAATTACAGATGATCGCCTCTCGCATGAGTGGTGTACAGCCAACAAGCATTAATGTTGTTGGTGAAAAGCGCATTGGGAAATCATCGTTACTGTATCACTTTTTCCAGACATGGGAGCAACGAGTCAGCGATCCCAACCACTATGTGGTGATTTACCTGTCGCTTCAAAATGTGCAGTGTCATCGCGAGACGGATTTTTATCAGGCGATCGCACAACAATTACTACATTTCCCGCGCGTGGCGACAAACCCAGCTTTGAGTGACCCTTTGAGAGTGACACCGCTTAACCGCTTGGCATTTTCGGAAGCTATGGCACAGTGGAAAACGCAGAAGGTATTGCCAGTGCTGTGCTTGGATGATTTTAAGATGTTGTTCGACAACAAGAGCGAGTTTAATGATGACTTTTATAACAATCTGCGCTCTTTGATGGACAGTAATTCGTTGATGTTAGTGGTAGCGACAACGAAAAAATTAGATTTTTATCGTAAAGAGCATCAGTTGACTTCTTCTTTCTTCAATTTAGGTCATGTGATTCCCTTGGGAGAACTGAAGGAAGAGGAAGCGAAAGACTTGGCACGCCTACCTGCTAGCACCGTCAACAATGCTTCAGCATTTTTGAGTGTGGATGAACAGCAGTTGACTCGACAACTGGGCGGGAGTCATCCTTTTTTACTTCAGATAGCAGGGGGTTTGGTGTGTGAGGCGCGTCAGCAAGGACATGATGAAAATTGGATACGAACTCGGTTTGAAGAGGAAAAGCGCCGTTTGCCCAAGTCGAGAAATGCTTCTCTAAAGTTATCGGATCTGTGGCGTTGGGTACACAAGTTTTTTTCAAGCATTGGTGCTTTTGGCTTATGGCTAGCAGACAGTTGGAATAATGCCAAAACTCTAGTGCTGGGAATAGTTATGGTGGTTTTATTTTTTTACTGTTTACGGAACCCCGATCAGGTAAAGGAATTTTTGGCGTACCTGTTGAATTTGACGAAGTAG
- a CDS encoding NYN domain-containing protein, which translates to MPPSLPQAVLLVDGYNIIGAWSCLKKTRDTAGLEAARWELIEALTSYSAFLGYETQIVFDAQYQNTCSNKEIITELLSVYFTDFGQTADTYIEKVCASLRSSLAQSLISRMIVATSDRAQQLVVQGYGAEWLSAQQLCYEVEANVCRVRERYKPRKQSNTRFLANSIDAKARQRLAELRMGFK; encoded by the coding sequence ATGCCCCCTTCCTTACCACAAGCCGTCTTGCTCGTGGACGGCTACAACATAATAGGCGCTTGGTCTTGCTTGAAAAAAACCCGTGATACTGCTGGACTAGAGGCAGCGCGTTGGGAACTGATTGAAGCTTTAACTAGTTACAGTGCGTTTTTGGGTTATGAAACTCAAATTGTGTTTGATGCCCAATATCAAAACACCTGTAGCAACAAAGAAATTATTACTGAGCTTTTATCAGTTTATTTTACAGATTTCGGGCAGACAGCAGACACATATATTGAAAAAGTCTGTGCCTCTTTACGCTCCTCATTAGCCCAATCTCTCATTTCTCGCATGATTGTTGCCACATCAGACCGAGCACAGCAGTTGGTTGTACAGGGGTACGGGGCTGAATGGTTGTCAGCACAGCAACTGTGTTACGAGGTAGAAGCCAATGTGTGTCGGGTGCGGGAAAGATATAAACCACGAAAACAATCCAACACAAGGTTTTTAGCTAATTCTATCGACGCCAAAGCACGTCAGCGTCTAGCTGAATTGCGGATGGGATTTAAATAG
- the psbD gene encoding photosystem II D2 protein (photosystem q(a) protein), with protein MTIAVGRAPSSRGWFDVLDDWLKRDRFVFVGWSGILLFPCAFLALGGWLTGTTFVTSWYTHGIASSYLEGCNFLTVAVSTPADAMGHSLLLLWGPEAQGDFTRWCQLGGLWAFVALHGAFALIGFMLRQFEIARLVGIRPYNAIAFSAPIAVFVSVFLMYPLGQSSWFFAPSFGVAAIFRFLLFLQGFHNWTLNPFHMMGVAGVLGGALLCAIHGATVENTLFEDGDAANTFRAFNPTQAEETYSMVTANRFWSQIFGIAFSNKRWLHFFMLFVPVTGLWMSAVGIVGLALNLRAYDFVSQELRAAEDPEFETFYTKNILLNEGIRAWMAPQDQPHEKFVFPEEVLPRGNAL; from the coding sequence ATGACCATCGCAGTTGGACGGGCCCCCAGTAGTAGAGGGTGGTTTGACGTTCTAGACGACTGGTTAAAGCGAGACCGGTTCGTGTTCGTAGGTTGGTCAGGGATACTACTATTCCCCTGCGCCTTTCTAGCACTAGGCGGTTGGCTAACCGGTACCACCTTTGTGACCTCATGGTACACCCACGGGATCGCCTCATCGTATCTAGAAGGCTGTAACTTCCTGACAGTAGCGGTATCGACGCCAGCGGATGCAATGGGACACTCCCTATTACTGTTGTGGGGACCAGAAGCACAAGGCGACTTCACCAGATGGTGTCAATTAGGAGGATTGTGGGCATTCGTAGCCCTGCACGGAGCCTTTGCTTTGATAGGGTTCATGTTGCGGCAATTTGAAATCGCACGTCTGGTAGGAATTAGACCCTACAACGCTATAGCATTTTCTGCACCAATAGCAGTATTCGTCAGCGTGTTCTTGATGTACCCCTTGGGACAGTCGTCATGGTTCTTTGCACCCAGTTTCGGTGTGGCAGCGATCTTCAGATTCCTGCTGTTCCTGCAAGGATTCCACAACTGGACACTCAACCCCTTCCACATGATGGGAGTTGCAGGTGTACTTGGGGGAGCGCTGCTGTGTGCCATCCACGGTGCAACAGTAGAAAACACCCTGTTTGAAGACGGCGATGCAGCTAACACCTTCCGCGCCTTCAACCCCACCCAAGCCGAAGAAACCTACTCAATGGTGACAGCAAACCGTTTCTGGTCACAGATATTCGGTATTGCCTTCTCCAACAAGCGCTGGTTGCACTTCTTCATGTTGTTTGTACCAGTCACAGGCTTGTGGATGAGCGCGGTTGGGATTGTCGGTTTGGCGCTGAACTTGCGTGCTTACGACTTCGTGTCGCAAGAATTGCGGGCGGCAGAAGATCCAGAGTTTGAAACTTTCTATACCAAAAACATTTTGCTCAACGAAGGCATCCGCGCTTGGATGGCTCCTCAAGATCAGCCTCACGAAAAATTTGTCTTTCCTGAGGAAGTTCTGCCTCGCGGTAACGCTTTGTAA